In a genomic window of Besnoitia besnoiti strain Bb-Ger1 chromosome XI, whole genome shotgun sequence:
- a CDS encoding lactate dehydrogenase LDH2 (encoded by transcript BESB_019460) encodes MAETGNRRKKISMIGSGMIGGTMGYLCVLRELADVVLFDVIPDMPKGKALDDSQATSVADTNVTVTGANSYDKIAGSDVVIITAGLTKVPGKSDKEWSRSDLLPFNAKIIREVAAGVKQYCPGAFVIIVTNPLDCMVKCFYEASGVPKHMVCGMANVLDSARFRRFIADELDISPRDIQATVIGTHGDFMLPLPRYVTVNGYPLQAFIKKGKITEAKLAEIVERTKQAGGEIVRLLGQGSAYYAPSLSAITMAQAFLKDEKRVLPCSVYCEGEYGLRDLFIGLPAVIGGGGIEQIIELDLTSEEQACFQKSVEDVKQLNKNLAALR; translated from the exons ATGGCGGAAACGGGcaacagaagaaaaaaaataTCTATGATTGGCTCCGGTATGATCGGAGGAACCATGGGCTATCTTTGTGTACTGCGAGAACTAGCGGACGTTGTCCTTTTTGACGTCATTCCAG ATATGCCCAAAGGCAAAGCACTGGATGATTCCCAGGCGACTAGCGTTGCAGACACAAACGTGACCGTGACGGGCGCAAATTCGTACGATAAAATCGCGGGCTCTGATGTAGTGATAATAACCGCAGGACTCACGAAGGTGCCAGGGAAAAGTGATAAAGAATGGAGCAGAAGCGACCTGCTGCCATTTAATGCAAAGATTATCCGAGAAGTAGCGGCAGGAGTGAAGCAGTACTGCCCTGGCGCCTTTGTAATTATAGTTACGAACCCTTTGGACTGTATGGTGAAGTGCTTTTATGAGGCGAGCGGTGTGCCAAAACACATGGTGTGTGGCATGGCGAACGTGCTGGATTCCGCGCGTTTCAGACGCTTCATTGCAGATGAGCTGGATATATCGCCTCGGGATATTCAAGCTACAGTGATTGGCACTCATGGAGACTTCATGttgcctctcccgcgctATGTGACCGTGAATGGCTATCCTCTTCAAGCATTTATCAAGAAGGGCAAAATAACAGAGGCGAAACTTGCAGAAATCGTAGAGCGTACTAAGCAGGCTGGCGGTGAGATCGTGAGGCTTTTGGGGCAGGGATCCGCCTATTACGCCCCGTCTCTTTCTGCGATTACCATGGCGCAGGCGTTCCTAAAGGATGAGAAAAGGGTACTACCGTGTAGCGTGTATTGCGAAGGCGAGTACGGCCTCCGTGACCTGTTTATAGGTTTGCCTGCAGTCATTGGTGGCGGGGGGATAGAGCAAATTATCGAGCTTGATTTAACGTCTGAGGAGCAGGCGTGTTTTCAGAAGTCCGTCGAAGATGTGAAGCAACTCAACAAAAACCTTGCGGCCCTACGTTGA
- a CDS encoding hypothetical protein (encoded by transcript BESB_019470): protein MKLQLYAAAGLVACVAPSGPLLGVEALRQEAHETSTLETSGGASVMSQVGAGSQLRAKVVAQIQSSFDAQQEYDIPSNMLWRILDDVGGLSKEEVAILLERTGIPFITNNEAIYERWLVSLKTFAENEEAKGHIEGKYKDGGVHRM, encoded by the exons ATGAAACTACAACTGTACGCAGCAGCAGGGTtagtcgcctgcgtcgcgccgtcAGGCCCACTCTTGGGGGTCGAGGCTCTCC GCCAGGAGGCCCACGAAACCTCTACACTTGAGA CGTCCGGGGGTGCTTCAGTGATGAGTCAAGTTGGAGCAGGGTCGCAGCTAAGAGCTAAAGTCGTTGCACAAATAC AGAGTTCCTTTGATGCGCAACAAGAATATGATATCCCGAGCAACATGCTGTGGCGCATACTTGACGATGTTGGAGGACTGAGCAAGGAAGAGGTCGCTATACTTTTGGAGAGAACAGGTATTCCCTTCATCACGAATAACGAGGCAATCTATGAGAGGTGGCTCGTGTCACTGAAGACGTTTGCTGAAAATGAGGAAGCGAAAGGGCACATCGAAGGTAAATACAAAGATGGTGGCGTCCACCGCATGTAG